GGCGGTGGGGGAATCGACACGTGCGGCTGATGCTGCTGAGGGGCTGTGCAGCGACGCCTCGTCCACGTCGACCACCAGCCCGGAGGGCGTGTCGCGATCGGTAGCGCGCACGATGGCCTCCACGTGATCCTGGGGCTGGGCGTCTGCTTCGGTCAGGGCTTGGGCGATTGCGTCGCGCACCGCGCGGAAGACTGCGTCCGGATGGAGGAAGCGGACCTCCGACTTGGTGGGATGGACATTCACGTCGACGTCACCGCTGGGGAGCTCGATGAAGACCACGGCCATGGGGAACCGTCGATGCGGGATGAGCGGCTCGAATCCCTGTGCGATGGCGATGCTGAGCTGCTTGCTCACGACGAGCCGGCCGTTGACGTAGATCACCTGGCGCGTTCCCTGGCTGGCGAAGGTAGGCGGGCACACGGCGACGCCACTTACCTTCACGTCTCCGCGCACGTGCCCCAGGGGCGCCACCGGCGTCTTTGGGTCGAGCTGCCAGAGGCGCTTGAGACGATCGGCAAGGCCGTACTGATGAGGAAGGTTGAAGTACTCACGCTCGCCGCTGGTGAGGCGGAAGTGGATGTTGGTGTGAAGCAGCGAGAAGCGTCCGAGGAGGTCGACGATGCGCGCGGCCTCGGCGACACCGCTCTTGAGGAACTTGCGACGGGCGGGCGTGTTGAAGAAGAGATCGGTGACCATGGCTGTCGTGCCCTCGGCGCATCCGGCGTCCTCGACTCTCACGTCGTCTGCCCCTCTGGCCACGATGCGGGTCCCGGAAGGGGCGCCGGTTTCGCGGGTGAGGAGCTCGAGACGGCTCACGGCGATGATGCTCGGAAGCGCTTCTCCGCGGAAGCCAAGCGTCTGGAGGTTCTCCATGTCCTCCCACGTGCGGATCTTGCTCGTCGCGAAGCGATTCAGTGCAAGCGCCGCGTCATCGCGCGACATGCCGCAGCCATCGTCGACCACCTTGAGGAACGACTGGCCGCCGTCGCGGATGTCGACCCATATGCGCGTGCTGCCGGCGTCAACGGCATTCTCCACGAGCTCCTTGATGATCGATGACGGCCGCTCGATGACCTCGCCCGCGGCGATGCGCTCCGCCACAGAGGTCTCGAGGAGGGCGACGCGCGCCCGGGGGGTGCTTGCGGCCGACGCACTCATGCGGAGAACGAGATGCAGTTACGGCCCTTTTTCTTTGACTCGTACATCGCCTTGTCGGCCTTCTCGATGAGGTCTTTCTTGGTCTGCGCGTCTTCCGGGAAGGAGGCGACACCTCCGCTCACGGTGACGTGCACGATCTGGC
The window above is part of the Pseudomonadota bacterium genome. Proteins encoded here:
- the mutL gene encoding DNA mismatch repair endonuclease MutL, yielding MSASAASTPRARVALLETSVAERIAAGEVIERPSSIIKELVENAVDAGSTRIWVDIRDGGQSFLKVVDDGCGMSRDDAALALNRFATSKIRTWEDMENLQTLGFRGEALPSIIAVSRLELLTRETGAPSGTRIVARGADDVRVEDAGCAEGTTAMVTDLFFNTPARRKFLKSGVAEAARIVDLLGRFSLLHTNIHFRLTSGEREYFNLPHQYGLADRLKRLWQLDPKTPVAPLGHVRGDVKVSGVAVCPPTFASQGTRQVIYVNGRLVVSKQLSIAIAQGFEPLIPHRRFPMAVVFIELPSGDVDVNVHPTKSEVRFLHPDAVFRAVRDAIAQALTEADAQPQDHVEAIVRATDRDTPSGLVVDVDEASLHSPSAASAARVDSPTA